GTTGCTGCCGCGCCGCCGGCCGGCGCGTGATACTACTGCTTGACCATCACCACGTGGATGTTCGGATCCGACAGTTGAATGACGGTTTGCTTCTCGATTTTTAGGCCGTTTTCCAGAAAATTCGCCGACCGCTCGGGTGCCACGGTTTCGGGATCGCCCGGCATGAGGTTAACGAAGCCGTGCAGCTTGCCGCCCGGCCGCAGCGCGCGGCAAAGCGTGCGGATACAATCCTTCGTGTCGGAGTTTTGCCCGGTGCTGCCGGATTGTGTCGCGGAAAACATAGTGGGGATCGACAGCAAAATCGCCACGTCAATCGATTCAGAGTCGAGTTTCACGTCGGCGGATTCCGACCGCAACGCTTTCACCTTGTCGGCGTCCGGGTACTTCATTGCCGCCAGTGTGTATTCCATTAAATCGAGCCCCGGCCCGTTGACGTCGACGGCGTAGAGCTTGCCGAACGGCCGCTTGCTTTCCAGCAGCAGGAACTCGAGCACGCCGGTTCCCGCGCCGATATCGGCCACGACCGCATCCGGCGGCAGGTCGATCGCCTTTAGAACCGCAACCATGTGGGGATAGTACCCGGTGAAACCAACGCCCGCCGCGGCCATGCCGTCCACTTGTGCTTTGGCTGCCGCAATCGCCGCCGGTTGCTGCGACTCGGCGGTTGCCAACGATCGTGGGAACACAAACCCGGGGGGCGCTTGGCTCGCAGGCTGCTCTGCCGCTGTGCAGGCCGACATGCCGCCAAGCGCGAGGATCATGATGAGAATTAACAAACCGTATTTCGCACGTTTCACGTGGGGCTCCAACTTGAATCGGATGACGATCATACAAGATTTTTCGAATTTCCATAGTCAGCAGGCCCCCCTTCCTGAAGGCGTCAGCGCGAAGGTTTATTCTTGGAGCGATTTGGTGTTGGCCTCGAGAAACTTCGCCGCGGACCGGTCCCGAAGGGGGCGGGCGCTGTGCCTCATCGAGATGGAAGGTCTGCGCAACAAGATCTCTCACTACCACGGCGTGAAGCTCTTCGAAGAGCCGAGAATATCGCCGCGGAAACCGGATGTGTCACAATTTCTCAAACGGTGTATGATTAGAAACAACTACTTCTTTGATTTTAGTGCCGGGAAGACGCCCACTAAATCATCAGTCTGGAATGTTTCGAGCAACATCGCGTTCGATTGATTTTTTGGAGGAGAGAAATGCAAGCACGCCGACTTTTCAAGCAACCTTTCCATGTTATGTTAATTGTCCTGACCGCTGCGATCCCATTTTTTCTTTCCTATGATGTCGGGTTCGCGGCCCAGGGCCAAGACGCACTC
Above is a genomic segment from Candidatus Lernaella stagnicola containing:
- a CDS encoding methyltransferase domain-containing protein, producing the protein MKRAKYGLLILIMILALGGMSACTAAEQPASQAPPGFVFPRSLATAESQQPAAIAAAKAQVDGMAAAGVGFTGYYPHMVAVLKAIDLPPDAVVADIGAGTGVLEFLLLESKRPFGKLYAVDVNGPGLDLMEYTLAAMKYPDADKVKALRSESADVKLDSESIDVAILLSIPTMFSATQSGSTGQNSDTKDCIRTLCRALRPGGKLHGFVNLMPGDPETVAPERSANFLENGLKIEKQTVIQLSDPNIHVVMVKQ